The following are from one region of the Bacillus thuringiensis genome:
- a CDS encoding YncE family protein, translating into MLPCQGTCNQYVDFEALITAPEGYIINDTNYTGAVTWNTNRLKCAFEPCTLQAPNPCLLQTDLPDGSYPVHSVRIYGVLTMLVSISPVQNQYGQGDAAFSKWHKFSINQIVYYTIDSNCCFDFSSFKLKSLTVTPQDKNTFILNGTLSVLPVPPSPPIYAFTANRDDNTLSVINTATKTVQHVINLPYQPIKVAVSPNKTYTLVLHSNDNSVSTINNETLTIISTFSINDPIDIGFSPDNQFAYILNFLTGSMGITVINLLTQTISNTISLGGYGFSSIAIDPNGQYAYVVNYTTWSIVKVDLNTGEIVAERPTSNDYPNLIEISLLDGFAYVTEELVASGTTLTVIDLSTFQEIGDILTGAYYYSFLALSPNQPLALLGEETTDEINIIDTAQHQSTGTISINGPKSAAFTPDGKFIYIAQPEQNTVTILNSVDYTVNTVVTVGASPVSVAI; encoded by the coding sequence ATGTTACCTTGCCAAGGTACGTGCAATCAATATGTAGATTTTGAGGCTTTAATTACAGCTCCTGAAGGATATATAATTAATGATACGAATTATACCGGTGCTGTCACCTGGAATACAAACCGATTAAAATGTGCATTTGAACCATGTACGCTGCAAGCACCGAACCCTTGCCTTCTTCAAACTGATCTACCAGATGGTTCCTATCCAGTACACAGTGTTCGCATATATGGAGTACTTACAATGCTTGTTAGTATTTCCCCTGTTCAAAATCAATATGGACAAGGAGATGCAGCTTTTTCTAAATGGCATAAATTCTCTATCAATCAGATTGTTTATTATACAATTGATTCGAATTGCTGCTTTGATTTTAGTAGCTTTAAACTTAAGAGTTTAACAGTTACGCCACAAGATAAAAATACATTTATCTTAAATGGCACCCTCTCTGTTTTACCAGTGCCACCAAGTCCTCCTATTTATGCTTTTACAGCAAATAGAGATGATAATACTCTTTCAGTAATTAATACAGCAACAAAGACTGTCCAGCATGTAATCAATCTTCCATATCAGCCAATTAAAGTTGCTGTTAGTCCAAACAAAACATACACTTTAGTTTTGCACTCAAATGATAATAGTGTTTCTACAATTAATAATGAAACACTTACCATTATCTCTACTTTCTCGATAAACGACCCAATTGATATTGGGTTTTCTCCGGATAACCAGTTTGCGTATATACTAAATTTTTTAACTGGTTCAATGGGCATTACTGTTATTAACCTCTTAACTCAAACCATCTCTAATACTATCTCGCTTGGAGGTTATGGATTTTCAAGTATAGCAATTGATCCGAATGGACAATACGCCTACGTCGTAAATTATACGACTTGGAGTATTGTAAAGGTTGATCTAAACACAGGAGAAATTGTAGCAGAACGTCCTACTTCAAACGATTATCCAAATCTCATAGAAATCAGCTTGCTTGACGGATTCGCTTATGTTACAGAAGAGTTGGTGGCGTCTGGGACCACCCTTACAGTTATTGACTTGTCCACTTTCCAAGAGATTGGGGATATTCTTACTGGAGCATATTACTACTCGTTCCTTGCTCTTTCACCTAATCAACCTTTAGCATTGCTAGGAGAAGAAACTACAGATGAAATCAATATTATTGATACAGCACAACATCAATCCACAGGCACTATTTCCATAAATGGCCCAAAAAGCGCTGCGTTTACCCCTGATGGAAAATTCATCTATATTGCACAGCCAGAACAAAACACAGTTACTATTCTTAACTCCGTTGACTATACCGTAAATACAGTAGTAACAGTTGGAGCATCACCTGTAAGTGTTGCAATATAA
- a CDS encoding helix-turn-helix transcriptional regulator: MNYERVAENLINLRNGRSREEVAKAVGISISTLQMYENGQRIPRDNIKIKLANFYGVTVQTIFFDSEQHEVC; encoded by the coding sequence ATGAATTATGAAAGAGTAGCTGAAAATCTAATTAATTTAAGAAATGGGAGATCTAGAGAAGAGGTGGCAAAAGCAGTAGGAATCAGTATTAGTACATTGCAGATGTATGAAAATGGACAGAGAATCCCACGAGATAATATAAAAATAAAATTAGCGAATTTTTATGGTGTTACAGTTCAAACAATTTTTTTTGATTCAGAACAACACGAAGTGTGTTGA
- a CDS encoding helix-turn-helix domain-containing protein, whose amino-acid sequence MKTFGNIIRDLRKQKGITQKELAQSLQLSESTIGMYERNERQPDYNTLIRIADYFKVSTDFLLGRDFDVERKRNDSELDQWLNDIKLAPSQKREELKRFWKFIMQEEK is encoded by the coding sequence ATGAAAACGTTTGGAAATATAATTCGTGATTTAAGAAAACAAAAAGGAATTACGCAAAAAGAACTGGCTCAATCCCTTCAACTTAGTGAAAGTACAATTGGTATGTATGAACGTAATGAACGTCAACCTGATTACAATACCTTGATACGTATAGCAGATTACTTTAAAGTATCTACTGATTTTCTTCTAGGGAGAGATTTTGATGTTGAAAGGAAAAGAAATGATTCAGAACTAGATCAATGGTTAAATGATATAAAACTTGCTCCATCCCAAAAACGTGAAGAATTAAAACGTTTTTGGAAATTTATAATGCAGGAAGAAAAGTAA
- a CDS encoding GNAT family N-acetyltransferase: protein MEIIQLLKKDHLFNKAIDVFWKEWGEEGGRAFYEDCMINALNNPNDIPSFYVAKVDDKIIGIYALIRNDLNSRQDLSPWLACLFVDEKFRGNSLGEKMLNHGLLEAAKRGYKFLYLTSDLKEYYEKYGWEKIGVAYGPSGGYIPLFKKSTAL, encoded by the coding sequence ATGGAAATAATTCAATTACTAAAGAAGGATCACTTATTTAATAAGGCTATAGATGTTTTCTGGAAAGAATGGGGTGAAGAAGGAGGGCGTGCTTTTTATGAAGATTGTATGATTAATGCTTTAAATAATCCAAATGACATACCCAGTTTTTACGTTGCAAAAGTAGATGATAAGATTATCGGAATTTATGCATTAATTCGTAATGATCTAAATAGTCGTCAGGATTTGAGCCCCTGGCTAGCATGTTTGTTTGTAGATGAAAAATTTAGGGGCAACTCTCTAGGAGAAAAAATGTTGAATCATGGACTTCTAGAAGCGGCAAAAAGAGGTTACAAATTTCTTTATCTTACTTCAGATCTTAAAGAATATTATGAAAAATACGGATGGGAAAAGATTGGGGTTGCTTATGGACCTAGTGGAGGTTACATACCTTTGTTTAAAAAGTCAACGGCTCTATAA
- a CDS encoding glycosyltransferase → MSLLGTCYLPDGTQMPGANPQHNIATFLKKNHINIHTTLYPGGGLDPYTSVEFLNIVSKHCKTVFSNANEVLNTIQNSIYVPGVINTDFYHYNQKVNSKPIQIIFVAHNAERKGFPLLAQAFNKLDDQFHLHIVGNWEGSLHLLTNKNYTFWGILDFEKLKHLYVKSHIVICCSTKDNFAIDGFPTTAAADAMATGCILVSTNHRNDDRILKHGEDYLKIEEDSNSILNNLLWIKMNFEKALEIGKSGSLKMDKYFNYKTNVNFKLSHMFYV, encoded by the coding sequence TTGAGTTTATTAGGCACTTGTTATCTTCCTGACGGGACACAAATGCCAGGAGCAAATCCCCAACATAATATAGCTACTTTTTTAAAGAAAAATCATATTAACATTCATACTACATTATATCCAGGTGGGGGATTAGATCCTTATACTTCTGTTGAATTTTTAAATATAGTATCTAAGCATTGTAAAACAGTATTCTCTAATGCAAATGAAGTATTAAATACTATCCAAAATAGTATTTATGTTCCAGGAGTGATTAATACAGATTTTTATCATTATAATCAAAAGGTTAATTCTAAGCCAATACAGATAATATTTGTGGCTCACAATGCAGAAAGAAAAGGATTTCCTTTATTAGCGCAAGCATTTAATAAACTTGATGATCAATTTCATTTACATATTGTAGGAAACTGGGAAGGTAGCTTACATCTGTTAACAAACAAGAATTATACTTTTTGGGGCATATTAGATTTCGAAAAACTAAAACACTTATATGTAAAATCTCATATAGTTATCTGTTGTAGTACAAAAGATAACTTTGCTATTGATGGATTTCCAACTACTGCTGCAGCTGATGCAATGGCGACAGGGTGTATCTTAGTTTCAACGAATCACCGAAACGATGATCGTATACTTAAACATGGTGAAGACTATCTAAAGATAGAAGAAGATAGCAATTCCATATTAAACAACTTATTATGGATTAAGATGAATTTTGAAAAAGCATTAGAGATTGGAAAAAGTGGTTCATTAAAAATGGATAAATATTTTAACTATAAAACAAATGTAAATTTCAAGCTATCTCACATGTTTTATGTTTAA
- a CDS encoding FkbM family methyltransferase encodes MEHETNLLELELKKLLIANINDPETLLKLGEIYYSSGRIYLAANYLSYVMKMTNNIDLSNKVNQLLFLAERAIQINNNDNMQSTSGFLDTLIMELLNCLKNHYYYNIDMELFELMHVRPTIDSIVVNIHNEKEEIMKHLQGLEELYFNLSDPFSKELLIKLLAFRLLGNHKVKLPLNTLDYWNQRKSIQNLIHSTETLQTNYHNWTLQLFELTPLKYKLQLFYVPMGISATFLDKQYEYNKISPAIKVKEGDIVIDAGGCFGDTALYFAHEVGETGHVYTIEFIPSNLEIMSKNINLNETLQKHITIVKHPLWNDSNTSLYYKDQGAASFVSISEESGVTDKVSTITIDNLVIEQKIHKLDFIKMDIEGAEMNALKGAIHSITTFRPTLAIAIYHQISDFVNVMKFINDLKLGYQFYLGHYTIYAQETILFAVAREKMEVSG; translated from the coding sequence ATGGAACATGAAACAAATTTACTGGAGTTAGAGTTAAAAAAACTTTTAATTGCAAATATAAATGATCCTGAGACACTATTAAAGCTAGGTGAGATTTACTACTCTAGTGGTCGAATATATTTAGCAGCAAATTATTTATCCTATGTTATGAAAATGACTAACAATATTGATTTATCCAACAAAGTAAATCAATTATTGTTTTTAGCAGAACGTGCAATCCAGATTAACAATAACGATAATATGCAGTCTACTTCTGGATTTTTAGATACACTTATAATGGAACTTCTTAATTGCTTAAAGAACCATTATTACTATAATATCGATATGGAGTTATTTGAACTTATGCATGTTCGTCCCACCATTGATTCAATTGTTGTAAATATCCATAATGAAAAAGAAGAAATTATGAAGCACCTTCAAGGACTTGAAGAACTATACTTCAATTTGAGCGACCCCTTTTCCAAAGAGTTATTAATCAAACTTTTGGCATTTCGATTATTAGGAAATCATAAAGTCAAGTTGCCTTTAAATACTCTTGATTATTGGAATCAGAGAAAATCTATTCAAAACCTCATCCATTCTACAGAAACACTTCAAACTAATTATCATAACTGGACGCTACAATTGTTTGAGTTAACTCCCTTAAAGTATAAGTTGCAATTATTTTATGTTCCGATGGGAATTAGTGCGACTTTTTTAGATAAGCAGTATGAATATAATAAAATTTCACCGGCAATAAAAGTAAAAGAAGGAGACATCGTTATTGACGCAGGTGGATGTTTTGGGGATACTGCGCTTTATTTCGCTCATGAAGTAGGAGAAACGGGCCATGTTTATACAATTGAATTTATCCCAAGCAATTTAGAAATTATGTCTAAAAACATCAATTTAAATGAAACACTTCAAAAGCATATTACAATTGTTAAACATCCTCTTTGGAATGATTCAAATACTTCGTTATATTATAAAGATCAAGGTGCTGCGAGTTTTGTTTCAATTTCTGAAGAATCAGGCGTTACAGATAAAGTTAGTACCATCACCATAGATAATTTAGTAATAGAACAAAAAATTCATAAATTGGATTTTATTAAAATGGATATTGAAGGTGCTGAAATGAATGCATTAAAAGGCGCTATCCATTCTATAACTACATTCCGCCCTACGCTTGCTATTGCGATTTATCATCAAATCAGTGATTTTGTTAATGTTATGAAATTTATTAATGATTTAAAATTGGGATATCAATTTTATTTAGGCCACTATACTATCTATGCTCAAGAAACAATTTTATTTGCGGTTGCAAGAGAGAAGATGGAAGTGAGTGGTTAA
- a CDS encoding glycerophosphodiester phosphodiesterase family protein, whose product MNKIKKLLKRKTTWIIFILFVLVYVNNSSFFVKRDEGNPLLLAHRGLSQTFSMEGIEGDTCTAERIHEPEHSYLENTIPSMEAAFKAGADLVEFDVQPTKDNNFVIFHDWTLDCRTNGKGVTRDFTTKELQALDIGYGYTADGGKTFPFRGKGINLMPTLDEVLNHFPDRSFLIHIKSDDENEGIQLATYLKKLPAKRLAQLTVYGGDKPIAAIREHIPSLRTMSKATMKKDLLTYMALGWTGYIPSSMKHGELHIPDKVAPLLWGWPNRFLNRMDKADTRIIVVGGNGLGFSSGFDSSEDIKRLPDDYTGGIWTNRIDKIAPLYRK is encoded by the coding sequence ATGAATAAAATAAAAAAGTTACTTAAACGTAAAACGACTTGGATAATTTTTATTCTTTTCGTACTTGTTTATGTAAATAACAGTTCTTTTTTTGTGAAGAGGGACGAGGGAAATCCTCTTCTTCTTGCTCATCGAGGACTTTCGCAAACATTTAGCATGGAGGGAATTGAGGGGGATACGTGTACAGCAGAACGTATACATGAACCTGAACATTCTTATTTAGAAAATACAATTCCATCTATGGAAGCGGCATTTAAAGCTGGAGCTGACCTAGTAGAGTTTGATGTTCAACCAACTAAAGATAATAATTTTGTCATTTTTCATGATTGGACTCTTGATTGCCGTACTAATGGTAAAGGTGTTACAAGAGATTTTACAACAAAAGAATTACAAGCACTTGATATTGGTTACGGGTATACAGCTGACGGGGGAAAAACATTCCCGTTTCGTGGAAAAGGGATTAATCTTATGCCAACACTTGATGAAGTACTTAACCATTTTCCAGATCGTTCTTTTCTTATTCATATTAAAAGTGATGATGAAAATGAAGGAATCCAATTGGCTACTTACCTCAAGAAACTACCAGCGAAACGCCTTGCTCAACTAACAGTATATGGTGGTGATAAGCCGATTGCTGCGATAAGAGAGCACATCCCTAGTTTACGAACGATGTCAAAAGCAACCATGAAAAAGGATCTTCTTACTTATATGGCGTTAGGGTGGACTGGTTACATACCTTCAAGCATGAAGCATGGAGAGTTACATATACCAGATAAAGTAGCTCCTTTGCTTTGGGGATGGCCTAATCGTTTTCTTAATCGAATGGATAAAGCAGATACTCGAATTATCGTTGTAGGAGGAAATGGGCTTGGATTTTCAAGTGGATTTGATTCATCTGAAGATATAAAACGCCTTCCAGATGATTATACAGGTGGAATTTGGACAAATCGCATTGATAAAATAGCACCTCTATATAGAAAATAA
- a CDS encoding acyltransferase: MNSFYSQEELSEIGFLSVGENVLISKKTSIYNPGAISVGNNVRIDDFCILSGKITIGSYSHIAAYTALYGGEMGIEMHDFANISSKTIVYAAIDDFSGNTLMGPTVPHQYKNVKAGKVILKKHAIVGAHSIIFPNVVIGEGAAVGAMSMVKESLDDWYVYVGVPVRKIKARKRKIVELENEFLKNINS, encoded by the coding sequence ATGAATAGTTTTTATAGTCAAGAAGAGTTGAGCGAAATTGGCTTTCTATCTGTCGGGGAAAATGTATTAATAAGTAAAAAAACCAGTATATATAATCCAGGTGCTATATCTGTTGGAAATAATGTAAGAATCGATGACTTTTGCATTTTAAGTGGCAAAATTACAATTGGAAGTTATTCGCATATAGCGGCATACACAGCGTTATATGGAGGAGAAATGGGGATTGAAATGCATGATTTTGCAAATATTTCATCAAAAACAATTGTATATGCAGCAATTGATGATTTTAGCGGAAATACATTAATGGGACCGACTGTTCCACATCAATATAAAAATGTGAAAGCTGGAAAAGTTATCTTAAAAAAGCATGCCATTGTTGGTGCGCATTCTATTATCTTTCCAAATGTAGTAATAGGAGAAGGAGCGGCAGTCGGCGCGATGAGTATGGTAAAAGAAAGTTTAGATGATTGGTATGTGTATGTCGGGGTGCCCGTAAGAAAAATAAAAGCTCGTAAAAGAAAGATAGTGGAATTAGAAAATGAATTTTTAAAAAACATTAATTCCTGA
- a CDS encoding aminotransferase class I/II-fold pyridoxal phosphate-dependent enzyme, with translation MDNIPFLRASIVPVNEYLDELERIDISHIYTNYGPINQRFEETIMSEFFQNRGAVTTVANATLGLMAAIQFKKRKKGKYALMPSFTFPATPLAAIWCGLEPYFIDISLDDWCMDKTVLLDKIDELKEEVAIVVPYATFGSWMDLKDYEELEKKGVPVVVDAAPGFGLMHEGIHYGQNFSGMIVYSFHATKPFGIGEGGMIYSHNEEEINQIKRMGNFGFDHNRECTMMGFNCKMTEYAAAIGIATINTWNQKMQERNRISEWYKQLLQSTGLMKKGWQVQKTEAVIHQFMPILCPEKINNMQVIEVLKKQKIEARSYFSPSCHQQDFFKNYKSTDLTNTNKIAKRIISLPLWEGMTKEIVEQIIMCLMQKVVSTDE, from the coding sequence ATGGATAATATTCCTTTTTTACGTGCGTCAATTGTACCTGTAAACGAGTACTTAGATGAATTAGAGCGAATTGATATATCCCATATATATACAAATTATGGACCTATAAATCAACGTTTTGAAGAAACGATTATGTCGGAATTTTTTCAGAACAGGGGAGCTGTTACAACAGTAGCAAACGCAACACTAGGGTTAATGGCGGCAATTCAATTTAAGAAAAGAAAAAAAGGAAAGTATGCTCTTATGCCTAGTTTTACATTCCCTGCTACTCCATTGGCAGCTATTTGGTGTGGCTTGGAGCCTTATTTTATTGATATTTCATTAGATGATTGGTGTATGGATAAAACGGTACTTTTGGATAAGATTGATGAATTAAAAGAAGAGGTTGCAATTGTTGTTCCATATGCAACATTCGGATCATGGATGGACTTGAAAGACTATGAAGAATTAGAGAAAAAGGGTGTTCCGGTTGTTGTAGATGCGGCACCAGGGTTTGGATTAATGCATGAGGGTATACATTATGGTCAGAATTTTAGTGGTATGATTGTATATAGCTTTCATGCAACAAAGCCTTTCGGAATTGGTGAAGGTGGTATGATATATAGCCATAATGAGGAAGAGATAAATCAAATTAAAAGAATGGGGAATTTTGGATTTGATCATAATCGTGAATGTACGATGATGGGGTTTAACTGTAAAATGACTGAATATGCAGCAGCTATTGGGATTGCAACGATAAATACATGGAATCAAAAAATGCAAGAACGAAATCGTATCTCTGAATGGTATAAACAGTTATTACAAAGTACGGGATTAATGAAAAAAGGTTGGCAAGTTCAAAAGACAGAAGCAGTTATTCATCAATTTATGCCTATTCTCTGTCCAGAAAAAATTAACAATATGCAAGTAATAGAAGTGTTGAAAAAGCAAAAGATAGAAGCTAGATCATATTTTTCACCATCTTGTCACCAACAAGATTTCTTTAAAAACTACAAGTCTACAGATTTAACAAATACAAATAAGATAGCAAAACGAATAATTAGTCTACCTTTATGGGAAGGAATGACGAAAGAAATCGTGGAGCAAATTATAATGTGTTTAATGCAGAAGGTGGTGTCCACAGATGAATAG